One Ascaphus truei isolate aAscTru1 chromosome 9, aAscTru1.hap1, whole genome shotgun sequence genomic region harbors:
- the TOMM6 gene encoding mitochondrial import receptor subunit TOM6 homolog, translated as MEMVPGGEAAGSGEESRGWARAAYGFITDKNDFRRNLIMNLGLFAAGVWVARNLTDIDLMAPQPVM; from the exons ATGGAGATGGTGCCGGGCGGAGAGGCTGCAGGGAGCGGGGAAGAGTCGCGGGGCTGGGCCCGGGCGGCGTACGGGTTCATCACCGACAAGAACGATTTCCGCAG AAACCTGATTATGAACCTGGGGCTGTTTGCCGCTGGAGTTTGGGTAGCCCGAAATCTGACAGATATCGACTTGATGGCACCTCAGCCGGTGATGTAA
- the USP49 gene encoding ubiquitin carboxyl-terminal hydrolase 49 translates to MDRCKHVGRLRLAQDHSILNPQKWRCADCDTRESVWACLKCSHVACGRYMEEHALRHFQESHHPLVMEVHELYVFCYLCQDYVLNDNPEGDLKLLRSALCAVRSQKQGVSSRRSLRSHVAGGEWSGQHRSLQGQPMLTALRHRRQSLLAKALRLWFDQSSRGQQKLEERRRRMELERRKEAARLRRQEVKRRLLEELANTPPRKSARLLSHVHRDSLIPRKFRDMASGGPTSQCEARRRFNQLYSIRRQPTVTPGVTGLRNLGNTCYMNSILQVLSHLQKFRECFLTLDPCEREELLAKTGSNGKHQVGGGGGGHPLGALGLNGASSISRSMELIQPKEPSTKHLSLCHELHTLFRVMWSGKWALVSPFAMLHSVWSLIPAFRGYDQQDAQEFLCELLDKVQQELESEGSKRRILIPISQRKLTKQVLKVVNTIFHGQLLSQVTCLTCSYKSDTVEPFWDLSLEFPERYHCLEKGIAPVTVTECTLTEMLAKFTETEALEGRIYACDQCNSRRRKSSPKPLVLSEAKKQLMIFRLPQVLRLHLKRFRWSGRNHREKIGVHVFFDQVLNMEPYCRDAMPPSDTGTFLYDLSAVVMHHGKGFGSGHYTAYCYNTEGGFWVHCNDSKLNMCSVEEVCRTQAYILFYTQRSNTQSAVQSDAGIPELPFPAQAPSAPSERSRRITIP, encoded by the exons ATGGATCGATGTAAACACGTGGGACGCCTCCGTCTGGCCCAGGACCACTCTATCTTGAACCCGCAGAAATGGCGCTGCGCCGACTGCGACACGCGGGAGTCTGTGTGGGCGTGCCTGAAGTGCTCCCACGTGGCGTGTGGGCGCTACATGGAGGAGCACGCTCTGCGTCACTTCCAGGAGAGCCACCACCCGCTGGTGATGGAGGTGCACGAGCTCTACGTCTTCTGCTACCTGTGCCAGGACTACGTGCTGAACGATAACCCTGAGGGAGACCTGAAGCTGCTGCGGAGCGCCCTGTGCGCGGTGCGGAGCCAGAAGCAGGGCGTGTCCAGCCGCAGAAGCTTGCGCTCACACGTggcggggggtgagtggagcgggCAGCATAGGTCGCTGCAAGGGCAGCCGATGCTCACCGCGCTGCGGCACCGGCGCCAGTCCCTCCTGGCCAAGGCCCTGCGGCTCTGGTTCGACCAGAGCTCGAGGGGGCAGCAGAAGctagaggagaggagacggaggatGGAGctggagagaaggaaggaggcgGCCCGGCTGAGGAGGCAGGAGGTGAAACGGCGCCTTTTGGAAGAACTGGCAAACACGCCCCCACGGAAGAGTGCCCGTCTACTGTCTCACGTGCACAGGGACAGCCTAATCCCCCGCAAATTTAGGGACATGGCATCCGGCGGCCCCACCTCGCAGTGTGAGGCCCGCCGACGTTTCAACCAGCTGTATTCTATCCGGCGCCAACCCACAGTGACTCCTGGGGTGACTGGCCTGCGTAACCTGGGGAACACCTGCTACATGAACTCCATCCTGCAGGTGCTGAGCCACTTGCAGAAGTTTAGGGAGTGCTTCCTTACTCTGGACCCGTGCGAGAGGGAGGAGCTGCTAGCAAAAACGGGCAGCAATGGCAAGCATCAGGTGGGCGGGGGTGGTGGGGGACACCCATTGGGGGCACTGGGGTTGAACGGGGCGTCGTCCATCAGCAGGAGCATGGAGCTGATCCAACCCAAGGAACCCAGCACCAAGCATCTGTCCCTGTGCCACGAGCTGCACACCCTCTTCCGGGTGATGTGGTCAGGGAAGTGGGCGCTGGTGTCGCCCTTCGCCATGCTGCACTCCGTGTGGAGCCTGATACCGGCCTTCCGGGGCTACGACCAGCAGGACGCCCAGGAGTTCCTGTGTGAGCTGCTGGACAAGGTGCAGCAGGAACTGGAGTCTGAGGGCAGCAAGCGCAGGATTCTTATCCCCATCTCCCAGAGGAAGCTCACCAAGCAGGTGCTGAAGGTGGTGAATACCATATTCCACGGACAGCTGCTCAGCCAG GTCACCTGCCTGACATGCAGCTACAAATCGGACACGGTTGAGCCTTTCTGGGACCTGTCGCTGGAATTCCCCGAGCGATATCACTGCCTGGAGAAGGGGATCGCGCCGGTCACAGTCACCGAGTGCACACTCACCGAAATGCTGGCCAAATTCACTGAGACGGAGGCCCTGGAGGGAAGGATCTACGCCTGCGACCAGTGCAACA gcaggaggcgGAAGTCGTCCCCGAAGCCCCTAGTGCTGAGTGAGGCGAAGAAGCAGCTCATGATATTCCGACTACCTCAGGTCCTGCGGCTGCATCTGAAGCGCTTCAG GTGGTCTGGCCGAAATCACCGCGAGAAGATCGGCGTCCATGTGTTTTTTGACCAGGTGTTAAACATGGAGCCATACTGTAGGGACGCAATGCCCCCCTCTGACACAGGGACCTTCCTCTATGACCTCTCTGCCGTGGTGATGCATCATGGGAAGGGGTTTGGCTCTGGACACTACACCGCATACTGCTACAACacggaggggg GTTTCTGGGTTCACTGCAACGATTCCAAGCTGAACATGTGCAGCGTGGAGGAGGTGTGCAGGACGCAGGCGTATATCCTGTTCTACACCCAGCGGAgcaacacgcagagcgctgtgcAGAGCGATGCAGGGATCCCCGAACTCCCCTTCCCAGCTCAGGCACCGTCTGCCCCCAGCGAGCGCAGCCGGCGGATTACCATCCCCTGA